Proteins from a genomic interval of Mesobacillus sp. S13:
- a CDS encoding PhoH family protein, whose translation MTEDLKTMEIQLANPTEAISLFGNADMNLKLIEQELGVSIVTRGESVGISGPEDKVEMAQAVLQNLLAVIRKGISISQREAVYAIQMAEKGTLEYFRDLYDEEISKNVKGKSIRVKTLGQRHYVNAIKSRDLVFGIGPAGTGKTYLAVVMAVTALKNGTVSKIILTRPAVEAGESLGFLPGDLKEKVDPYLRPLYDALHDILGTEHTTRLIERGTIEIAPLAYMRGRTLDDAFVILDEAQNTTQAQMKMFLTRLGFGSKMIITGDTSQIDLPKGAKSGLVEAEKVLMNVSGISFVHLEQADVVRHPLVGRIIEAYGKNE comes from the coding sequence ATGACAGAAGACTTAAAAACGATGGAAATACAACTAGCGAACCCAACTGAAGCCATTTCATTATTTGGCAATGCAGATATGAACCTTAAACTGATTGAACAGGAGCTTGGTGTCTCGATTGTGACCAGGGGAGAGTCAGTAGGTATTTCTGGACCAGAGGACAAAGTGGAAATGGCACAGGCTGTTTTGCAAAATCTGCTCGCTGTGATCCGCAAAGGGATCAGCATTAGTCAAAGAGAAGCTGTTTACGCAATTCAAATGGCTGAAAAGGGAACACTGGAATATTTCAGGGATTTATATGATGAAGAAATCAGTAAGAACGTTAAGGGTAAATCGATCAGGGTCAAGACTCTTGGCCAAAGGCATTATGTGAATGCAATCAAGAGCCGGGACTTGGTTTTCGGCATTGGGCCGGCTGGTACTGGTAAGACGTATCTTGCGGTCGTAATGGCAGTCACAGCGCTTAAAAATGGGACAGTGTCCAAAATCATCCTGACCAGGCCGGCTGTAGAAGCAGGAGAAAGCCTTGGCTTCCTTCCGGGAGACTTGAAGGAGAAGGTTGATCCTTATCTTCGCCCTTTATATGATGCCCTTCACGATATTCTTGGTACGGAACATACAACGCGCCTGATTGAAAGAGGGACAATTGAAATTGCGCCTCTTGCCTATATGAGAGGAAGAACACTCGATGATGCATTTGTGATCCTGGATGAGGCCCAGAATACGACTCAAGCCCAGATGAAGATGTTCCTGACTCGACTGGGATTCGGATCTAAAATGATCATTACTGGGGACACCTCACAAATTGATTTGCCAAAGGGCGCTAAATCAGGTTTGGTTGAAGCAGAAAAAGTATTGATGAATGTCTCTGGAATATCTTTTGTTCATCTTGAACAAGCGGATGTAGTAAGACATCCACTTGTGGGCCGGATCATCGAGGCATATGGTAAAAACGAATAA
- the yqfD gene encoding sporulation protein YqfD → MKNQWIHTFSGTVKVKLTGKGIERFLNQLTRNGVSIWNVKKHGSEAVTFYVNLQDVKKLRIPARDSNCKIRFLERAGGPFFLRKLWTNSGFLAGAFLFLALMILLSNMVWGIEIKGASPATEHQIRKELDRMGIGVGKLQFSLDSVESIQKELTDKVGALTWIGVELKGTTYHFQAVEKSEPKKAEVIGPRHLVAKRKAAIYKIFVEKGEPVVEVNDYVKPGQLLVSGLYGNEDDLKVVAAEGKILGETWYTTKVELPLKSTFQVYNGNEKKKYSIIVAGKDLPVWGFGKPEFSEYETEVSEQPVRFFRWELPLKVGKKTLREREQVTRIYSKEEAIESAKDLARKDIKNYLPENAIIKGEKILHQSIENDKVKLTTHFTIIEDIAEGQPIIKETENDRRLKNDGNTTSEPN, encoded by the coding sequence ATGAAAAACCAATGGATCCACACCTTTTCTGGCACAGTTAAAGTGAAATTGACTGGAAAGGGAATAGAAAGATTTTTAAATCAGCTGACACGAAATGGTGTTTCGATATGGAATGTGAAAAAACATGGGTCTGAGGCTGTCACCTTCTATGTCAATCTTCAGGATGTGAAAAAACTCAGGATCCCGGCAAGGGACAGCAACTGTAAAATCCGTTTTTTAGAGAGGGCAGGCGGCCCTTTCTTTTTAAGGAAATTATGGACAAACAGTGGTTTTTTGGCCGGTGCATTTTTATTTTTAGCTTTGATGATCCTCCTGTCAAATATGGTTTGGGGCATCGAGATAAAAGGAGCGAGCCCTGCGACTGAACATCAGATTCGCAAGGAACTGGACAGAATGGGGATTGGCGTCGGCAAATTGCAGTTTTCTCTAGATAGTGTGGAAAGCATCCAGAAGGAGCTGACAGATAAAGTAGGGGCCCTTACGTGGATCGGTGTGGAGCTGAAAGGGACGACCTATCATTTTCAGGCTGTGGAAAAAAGCGAACCGAAAAAAGCAGAAGTCATAGGGCCGAGGCACCTGGTCGCAAAACGGAAGGCAGCCATCTACAAGATCTTTGTCGAAAAAGGGGAACCTGTTGTTGAAGTGAATGATTATGTTAAGCCTGGCCAACTTCTTGTTTCCGGTCTCTATGGAAATGAAGATGATTTGAAGGTAGTTGCCGCTGAAGGGAAAATTCTTGGTGAGACCTGGTATACAACAAAGGTGGAATTGCCGTTGAAGAGCACCTTTCAGGTTTATAACGGAAATGAAAAAAAGAAATATTCAATTATAGTCGCGGGTAAGGATTTGCCTGTATGGGGTTTCGGGAAACCTGAGTTCAGTGAATATGAAACCGAAGTGAGTGAACAGCCGGTGAGATTCTTTAGATGGGAACTCCCTTTAAAGGTGGGAAAAAAGACCCTCAGGGAGAGGGAGCAGGTAACTCGCATATATTCGAAGGAAGAAGCAATCGAAAGTGCAAAAGATTTGGCGAGAAAGGATATAAAAAACTACCTTCCTGAAAATGCTATCATTAAAGGGGAAAAAATTTTACATCAGTCAATTGAGAATGATAAAGTAAAGCTAACAACACATTTTACAATCATTGAAGATATAGCAGAAGGACAACCAATTATCAAGGAGACTGAGAATGACAGAAGACTTAAAAACGATGGAAATACAACTAGCGAACCCAACTGA
- the yqfC gene encoding sporulation protein YqfC, whose product MAKKWGQYVRKWMTQKMDLPQDVMMDLPRITMIGQVHIYIENHRGLLAFSDGEVRLMIKGGQLLVKGKAFVIKTILPEEILLEGKIDQVIYIND is encoded by the coding sequence ATGGCAAAAAAATGGGGCCAGTACGTACGCAAATGGATGACACAAAAGATGGATCTTCCTCAAGATGTCATGATGGATCTCCCTAGAATCACGATGATTGGGCAAGTCCATATTTATATAGAAAATCACCGGGGTCTGCTTGCGTTTTCGGATGGAGAGGTGCGCCTGATGATAAAAGGGGGCCAGCTTCTCGTCAAGGGAAAGGCATTTGTGATCAAGACCATATTGCCTGAGGAAATTTTGCTCGAAGGAAAAATAGATCAGGTTATTTATATAAATGATTGA
- the floA gene encoding flotillin-like protein FloA (flotillin-like protein involved in membrane lipid rafts): protein MEAGTAFVLVAIALGIIFLGVLLTFVPVMLWISALAAGVRVSIFTLIGMRLRRVIPSRVINPMIKAHKAGLNVTTNQLESHYLAGGNVDRVVNALIAAHRANIELSFERAAAIDLAGRDVLEAVQMSVNPKVIETPFIAGVAMDGIEVKAKARITVRANIDRLVGGAGEETIVARVGEGIVSTIGSSDNHKKVLENPDMISQTVLSKGLDAGTAFEILSIDIADVDIGKNIGAELQTEQAEADKKIAQAKAEERRAMAVAQEQEMKARVEEMRAKVVEAEATVPLAMAEALREGNIGVMDYMNIQNIEADTDMRGSIGKLTNNKKDDKNNN from the coding sequence ATGGAAGCAGGTACAGCATTTGTTTTAGTTGCCATTGCACTTGGGATCATTTTCCTTGGTGTTTTACTGACATTCGTACCGGTAATGCTATGGATTTCAGCATTGGCAGCAGGTGTCAGGGTCAGCATTTTCACGCTGATTGGTATGAGATTGAGGAGGGTTATCCCAAGCAGGGTCATCAATCCGATGATCAAAGCGCACAAGGCAGGATTGAATGTAACGACGAACCAGCTTGAAAGTCACTATCTTGCGGGAGGTAATGTTGACAGGGTAGTAAATGCCCTGATTGCAGCGCACCGTGCGAATATTGAACTTTCATTCGAAAGAGCGGCAGCGATTGACCTTGCTGGCCGTGATGTACTTGAAGCGGTTCAAATGAGTGTAAATCCAAAAGTTATTGAAACGCCATTCATCGCTGGTGTGGCCATGGATGGAATCGAAGTGAAGGCGAAAGCCAGGATTACAGTTAGAGCGAACATCGACCGTCTTGTCGGGGGTGCTGGTGAAGAGACAATCGTTGCTCGTGTAGGCGAGGGTATTGTATCGACGATCGGTTCTTCTGACAACCACAAAAAAGTGTTGGAAAATCCTGATATGATTTCGCAAACAGTCCTTTCTAAAGGTCTTGATGCGGGGACGGCGTTTGAAATTCTATCGATTGATATCGCGGACGTTGATATCGGGAAGAACATCGGTGCCGAGCTTCAGACAGAGCAGGCTGAAGCCGATAAAAAGATTGCCCAGGCGAAAGCTGAAGAGCGTCGCGCAATGGCTGTAGCTCAAGAACAGGAAATGAAGGCGCGCGTAGAGGAAATGAGAGCAAAGGTTGTCGAGGCGGAAGCAACTGTACCATTGGCAATGGCAGAAGCGCTTCGGGAAGGCAACATCGGCGTAATGGATTATATGAATATCCAGAATATCGAAGCAGATACAGATATGAGGGGCTCTATTGGCAAGCTTACAAACAATAAAAAAGATGATAAAAATAATAATTGA
- a CDS encoding NfeD family protein: MKSVIASIIILLSLASWINPFTADADQKVVYVVPIEETVEKGLLAFLERAVEEAEEAGAEAIIFDVHTPGGVVDAADGIGKLLTGTDLKTVAFVNKKALSAGAYISLNTDEIYMVPGATMGSAAIIDQQGNTAGKKAESYWFAAMKAAAVESGRNPIYAQAMADDSIDLPELGAGKGKLLTLTADQALEVGYSEGTVKNLNELLNKLGYEDAEIKNVNETFAEKLARFITHPVVIPILMTVGSLGLVLELYSPGFGLPGIAGLSALLLFFYGHMVAGLAGFETLILFALGVGLILLELFIPGGIAGTIGLLAIIASFFMASANVIHMGISLLIALTASIVLSILMIRVFGKKMKFFKRIILTDSTSTEKGYVSNKNRLELIGVEGVTLTPLRPSGTIVVEDERIDAVSEGGFIAKGKRVRIVKTEGSRIVVREIADI; the protein is encoded by the coding sequence ATAAAATCAGTGATTGCGAGCATCATCATCCTCTTGTCACTTGCCAGCTGGATCAATCCGTTCACAGCAGATGCTGATCAAAAAGTAGTCTATGTGGTGCCGATTGAAGAAACAGTCGAAAAGGGCCTGCTTGCCTTCCTGGAAAGAGCAGTGGAGGAGGCGGAAGAGGCTGGTGCGGAAGCAATCATTTTTGATGTGCATACACCTGGTGGAGTCGTTGATGCCGCTGATGGGATAGGCAAACTGTTGACTGGTACTGACTTGAAAACAGTTGCCTTCGTCAATAAAAAAGCGTTATCCGCCGGTGCCTATATTTCCTTGAATACAGACGAAATTTATATGGTTCCTGGAGCTACTATGGGATCAGCTGCAATTATCGACCAGCAGGGCAATACTGCTGGAAAGAAAGCGGAATCTTACTGGTTTGCTGCCATGAAGGCGGCAGCTGTCGAAAGTGGAAGGAATCCGATTTATGCCCAGGCGATGGCTGATGACAGCATTGATCTTCCTGAACTCGGGGCAGGCAAGGGTAAGCTGCTGACTCTTACGGCAGATCAGGCGCTTGAAGTCGGCTATTCAGAAGGAACGGTAAAAAATCTCAACGAATTATTAAATAAACTGGGTTATGAGGATGCCGAAATCAAGAATGTGAATGAGACTTTCGCGGAAAAGCTAGCGAGATTCATTACACATCCTGTTGTGATTCCAATCCTGATGACAGTCGGCAGCCTTGGGTTGGTTCTTGAACTTTATTCTCCGGGATTTGGACTGCCGGGGATTGCCGGTTTATCGGCATTGTTATTATTCTTCTATGGGCATATGGTTGCTGGTCTCGCTGGTTTCGAGACATTGATTTTATTCGCACTTGGGGTCGGGCTAATCTTGCTCGAGCTCTTCATACCAGGTGGAATAGCTGGAACTATTGGTTTATTAGCGATCATAGCTAGCTTTTTCATGGCCTCCGCCAATGTGATCCATATGGGGATATCGTTACTGATCGCATTGACTGCGTCCATCGTTTTATCTATTCTGATGATAAGGGTGTTTGGAAAAAAGATGAAATTTTTCAAAAGAATCATACTGACCGATTCAACAAGCACTGAAAAGGGATATGTATCCAATAAAAACCGCCTGGAATTGATAGGCGTAGAAGGAGTCACATTGACTCCCCTCAGGCCATCTGGAACCATTGTTGTGGAGGATGAACGCATAGATGCAGTCAGTGAGGGTGGCTTTATAGCAAAGGGGAAAAGAGTCAGGATTGTCAAAACCGAAGGCTCAAGAATTGTAGTTAGAGAAATTGCGGATATCTAA
- a CDS encoding GatB/YqeY domain-containing protein — MSLLERLNNDIKQAMRNKEKDRLTTIRMVKASLQNEAIKQGKQELSEEEELTVLSREVKQRKDSLQEFEKAGRQDLVEKIQTELKHVEVYMPQQLSEEEVTEIVKEAIAETGAASKADMGRVMAVLMPKVKGKADGSLVNKLVQQHLS, encoded by the coding sequence TTGAGCCTGCTCGAGCGTTTAAATAATGATATAAAACAAGCGATGAGGAACAAAGAAAAGGACAGACTCACGACGATTCGGATGGTCAAAGCATCCCTGCAGAATGAAGCAATCAAGCAGGGCAAGCAGGAATTATCCGAAGAAGAAGAGTTAACTGTACTTTCTCGTGAAGTGAAACAACGCAAAGATTCCCTCCAGGAATTTGAAAAAGCTGGTCGTCAAGACCTCGTTGAAAAGATACAAACAGAACTAAAGCATGTCGAAGTTTACATGCCACAGCAGCTTAGCGAAGAAGAAGTGACGGAAATCGTCAAAGAAGCTATCGCGGAGACCGGTGCGGCATCGAAAGCCGATATGGGTAGAGTAATGGCTGTCCTTATGCCTAAAGTAAAAGGTAAAGCAGACGGATCTCTCGTTAATAAACTTGTACAACAACACCTTTCATAA
- the rpsU gene encoding 30S ribosomal protein S21, which produces MSKTVVRKNESLEDALRRFKRTVSKSGTIQEARKREFYEKPSVKRKKKSEAARKRKF; this is translated from the coding sequence ATGTCTAAAACTGTCGTTCGTAAAAACGAATCGCTTGAAGATGCTCTTCGACGCTTCAAACGTACTGTATCTAAATCAGGTACTATCCAAGAAGCTAGAAAGCGCGAATTCTACGAAAAACCTAGTGTAAAGCGTAAGAAGAAGTCTGAAGCTGCTAGAAAACGCAAGTTCTAA
- a CDS encoding Na/Pi symporter, whose amino-acid sequence MVYLLFFLLFLAVFIGGMTLLRKGLFDLSATRMKNWLAHMTDTPIKGLIAGTIVTALLHSSSAVMVITIGLISAGLLKFSNSIGIILGSNIGTTFTLEIITFNIDAFIVPFAVIGAILMVMRNKTWRNIGAISFGIAAVFAAMRGLTFLADPVTSLPIVDHALANLNNSHLISIFTGMVVTAMIQSSTAMTGIIMGFLSEGTLSMDSAVAAMLGANIGTCITAMLASIGAGKEARLTAFAHVWLNIAGAAVFYPFIDQIASLAALTATRPEVQLAHVSVIYNIIASLLVLPVAEKFGRMIEFIHGREKHF is encoded by the coding sequence ATGGTCTATCTATTATTTTTCCTATTATTCCTTGCCGTCTTCATCGGCGGAATGACATTGCTTCGAAAAGGCTTATTCGATTTATCCGCAACCAGGATGAAGAATTGGCTGGCCCACATGACCGATACACCAATAAAAGGGTTGATTGCCGGAACCATCGTTACAGCCCTCCTGCACAGCAGTTCGGCTGTCATGGTCATCACGATCGGCTTGATTTCTGCTGGCCTGTTGAAGTTCTCGAATTCAATCGGAATCATTCTTGGCTCAAATATCGGGACCACCTTCACACTTGAAATCATCACGTTCAACATCGACGCCTTTATCGTGCCTTTTGCTGTCATCGGCGCTATCTTAATGGTGATGAGAAATAAAACCTGGCGGAACATTGGAGCCATTTCATTTGGGATTGCAGCTGTTTTTGCAGCAATGCGAGGCCTCACCTTCCTCGCTGATCCTGTGACCAGCCTTCCAATTGTCGATCACGCCCTCGCGAATTTGAACAATAGCCACTTAATCAGCATTTTTACAGGCATGGTTGTTACAGCCATGATCCAGTCCAGTACAGCGATGACTGGAATCATCATGGGGTTTCTGTCTGAAGGGACTCTAAGCATGGATTCAGCAGTAGCTGCGATGCTTGGTGCCAATATCGGGACATGCATTACGGCGATGCTGGCGTCGATTGGCGCAGGAAAAGAGGCCAGGCTTACCGCATTTGCCCATGTATGGCTGAATATCGCTGGGGCTGCAGTCTTCTATCCATTCATTGACCAAATTGCCTCATTGGCTGCCTTGACTGCCACAAGACCAGAAGTTCAACTGGCGCATGTAAGTGTCATTTACAATATAATCGCTTCCTTGCTCGTACTGCCTGTCGCAGAGAAATTCGGCAGGATGATTGAATTCATTCACGGGAGGGAGAAACATTTTTAA
- the mtaB gene encoding tRNA (N(6)-L-threonylcarbamoyladenosine(37)-C(2))-methylthiotransferase MtaB translates to MPTVAFHTLGCKVNHYETEAIWQLFKEQGYERVEFESTSDVYVINTCTVTNTGDKKSRQVIRRAVRKNPDAVICVTGCYAQTSPAEIMAIPGVDIVVGTQDRVKMLEYIEQYKQERQPINAVGNIMKNRVYEELDVPAFTDRTRASLKIQEGCNNFCTFCIIPWARGLMRSRDPQEVIRQAQQLFDAGYKEIVLTGIHTGGYGEDMKDYNLAALLRDLEAQVKGIKRLRISSIEASQITDEVIEVIDQSNIIVRHLHIPLQSGSDTVLKRMRRKYTMEFFGERLDRLKEVLPGLAVTSDIIVGFPGETEEEFMETYNFIKKHQFSELHVFPYSKRTGTPAARMEDQVDEDVKNERVHRLIELSNQLAKEYASQFENEVLEVIPEEIYKEEPESGLYVGYTDNYLKVVFPATEDMIGKIVKVKIAKAGYPFNEGQFVRVLDDETVAEHAVI, encoded by the coding sequence ATGCCTACAGTTGCTTTTCATACACTAGGTTGCAAGGTTAACCACTACGAAACAGAAGCCATCTGGCAATTATTTAAGGAACAAGGATACGAGAGGGTAGAATTTGAATCTACCTCAGATGTTTATGTCATCAACACCTGTACGGTAACGAATACAGGAGACAAAAAGAGCCGCCAGGTCATTCGCCGGGCTGTGCGCAAAAATCCGGACGCTGTTATTTGTGTTACCGGCTGCTATGCGCAGACTTCTCCTGCAGAAATCATGGCGATTCCTGGAGTTGATATTGTCGTTGGAACACAGGACCGTGTTAAAATGCTTGAGTATATTGAACAGTACAAGCAAGAGCGCCAGCCAATCAATGCTGTAGGAAATATCATGAAGAACCGTGTTTATGAGGAATTGGATGTACCGGCATTTACAGACCGTACAAGAGCTTCATTGAAAATCCAGGAAGGCTGCAATAACTTTTGTACTTTCTGTATCATTCCATGGGCACGCGGTTTGATGAGATCCCGTGATCCACAAGAGGTCATTCGCCAGGCACAGCAGCTTTTTGATGCAGGCTACAAGGAGATCGTCCTAACCGGTATCCATACAGGCGGATATGGTGAAGATATGAAGGATTACAACCTTGCAGCACTTCTTAGGGATCTTGAGGCTCAAGTAAAAGGCATAAAGCGCCTGCGCATTTCTTCTATTGAAGCAAGCCAAATTACAGATGAAGTGATCGAGGTAATCGATCAATCGAATATCATCGTCCGTCACTTGCACATTCCGCTTCAATCCGGATCTGACACAGTGTTAAAACGTATGCGCCGCAAATACACAATGGAATTTTTCGGAGAGCGTCTTGACCGACTGAAGGAAGTATTGCCAGGCCTTGCCGTGACATCTGATATCATTGTCGGTTTCCCTGGTGAAACGGAAGAAGAATTCATGGAAACGTATAATTTCATCAAGAAACATCAATTCTCAGAGCTGCACGTCTTCCCATATTCCAAACGGACAGGTACTCCTGCGGCAAGAATGGAAGACCAGGTGGACGAAGATGTGAAAAACGAACGCGTACACAGGTTGATCGAGCTTTCCAACCAGCTGGCTAAGGAATATGCATCTCAGTTTGAAAATGAAGTGCTAGAAGTCATCCCTGAAGAGATCTACAAGGAAGAGCCAGAGAGCGGACTTTATGTAGGATATACCGACAACTATTTGAAAGTTGTTTTCCCTGCTACCGAAGATATGATTGGAAAAATCGTGAAGGTCAAAATCGCAAAAGCAGGCTATCCATTTAATGAAGGACAATTCGTCCGAGTACTGGACGATGAAACTGTAGCTGAACATGCTGTTATATAA
- a CDS encoding 16S rRNA (uracil(1498)-N(3))-methyltransferase, which translates to MQRYFIEKQTSMEEFNISGDDYHHIVRVMRMKAGDEIICVTATGKSAVCQIAEITDEIVVANVVKWEDGTTELPVHVVIASGLPKGDKLELIIQKGTELGAFEFVPFTASRSIVKLDGKKAAKKVERWQKIAKEAAEQSHRSHVPAVREPVSLKELIKLSDEYTYKLVAYEEEAREGEASVLSSTLAKLQEGDSLLIVFGPEGGLTSEEVAHLTENRFLACGLGPRILRTETAPLYALSAVSYHFELLR; encoded by the coding sequence GTGCAGCGGTATTTTATTGAAAAACAAACGAGTATGGAAGAGTTCAATATTAGCGGCGATGATTATCATCATATTGTACGTGTCATGAGGATGAAGGCTGGGGACGAAATCATCTGTGTCACGGCTACGGGAAAAAGCGCAGTTTGCCAGATTGCAGAAATTACCGATGAAATCGTAGTGGCAAACGTTGTAAAATGGGAGGATGGGACTACCGAGCTTCCAGTCCATGTCGTTATTGCGAGCGGTCTGCCCAAAGGGGATAAGCTCGAATTGATTATCCAGAAGGGTACTGAACTAGGTGCCTTTGAATTTGTCCCTTTCACCGCATCCCGCTCAATTGTTAAATTGGACGGCAAGAAAGCTGCCAAAAAGGTTGAACGCTGGCAGAAGATTGCCAAGGAAGCTGCCGAGCAATCGCATCGCAGCCATGTTCCAGCAGTGAGGGAACCTGTCAGCCTCAAAGAATTAATTAAATTGAGCGATGAGTATACGTATAAACTGGTTGCTTATGAGGAAGAGGCAAGGGAGGGCGAAGCGTCGGTCCTTTCTTCTACTCTCGCGAAATTGCAAGAAGGAGACAGTCTCCTGATTGTATTCGGTCCTGAAGGAGGACTTACCTCCGAGGAAGTTGCCCATTTAACTGAGAATAGATTTTTAGCTTGTGGTCTCGGACCGCGCATTTTGCGTACAGAAACAGCACCGCTATATGCCTTGTCTGCTGTTTCCTATCATTTTGAATTATTGAGGTGA
- the prmA gene encoding 50S ribosomal protein L11 methyltransferase, translated as MKWSEISILTTNEAVEPISNILHEAGASGVVIEDPLELEKEREDQFGEIYQLNPDDYPEEGVIVKAYLPVNSFLGETVDEIKEAINNLIIYNIDIGMNKVSISEVNEEEWATAWKKYYNPVKISEKFTIVPTWEDYTPVNTDELIIELDPGMAFGTGTHPTTVMCIQALERTVQPGDRVVDVGTGSGVLSIAAAKLGAGKVEAMDLDDVAVQVAKLNLKLNKVHDVATISQNNLLDGVEEGADIVVANILAEVILRFADDAGKVVKNGGYFITSGIIQQKKEVVKDAMINAGFEIEEIISMEDWVAIISKKK; from the coding sequence ATGAAATGGTCTGAAATCAGCATTTTAACTACAAATGAAGCGGTTGAGCCGATTTCCAATATCCTGCACGAAGCAGGCGCGAGCGGGGTCGTAATTGAAGATCCGCTGGAGCTTGAGAAGGAAAGAGAGGACCAGTTCGGGGAAATATACCAGCTTAATCCAGACGATTATCCGGAAGAAGGAGTTATCGTAAAAGCTTATCTGCCGGTAAATAGTTTTCTTGGAGAAACAGTCGATGAGATAAAAGAAGCGATCAATAACCTGATCATCTACAATATCGATATCGGGATGAATAAAGTATCAATCAGTGAAGTGAATGAGGAAGAGTGGGCAACTGCCTGGAAGAAATACTACAACCCTGTGAAAATCTCTGAGAAGTTCACGATCGTTCCAACTTGGGAGGATTATACTCCAGTCAACACAGATGAATTGATCATCGAGCTTGACCCGGGAATGGCATTCGGTACAGGAACGCACCCGACAACCGTCATGTGTATCCAGGCCCTGGAAAGAACTGTCCAGCCTGGTGACCGTGTCGTGGACGTTGGTACAGGATCAGGTGTCCTTAGTATTGCAGCAGCTAAGCTGGGGGCTGGAAAAGTGGAAGCGATGGATCTGGATGATGTAGCAGTGCAGGTGGCAAAACTCAACCTTAAGCTGAACAAAGTCCACGATGTCGCTACCATTTCACAAAACAATCTTCTTGACGGTGTTGAAGAGGGAGCAGATATTGTCGTAGCGAATATCCTGGCAGAAGTGATTTTGCGTTTTGCAGATGATGCAGGCAAGGTCGTGAAAAATGGCGGATACTTCATCACTTCTGGCATCATCCAACAGAAGAAAGAAGTTGTCAAAGATGCAATGATCAATGCTGGCTTTGAAATAGAGGAGATAATATCTATGGAAGACTGGGTTGCGATCATCAGCAAAAAGAAATAA
- the dnaJ gene encoding molecular chaperone DnaJ: MSKRDYYEVLGVSKSATKDELKKAYRKLSKQFHPDINKEPGADEKFKEVKEAYEVLSDDQKRAHYDQFGHVDPNQGFGGGGDFGGGFGGFEDIFNSFFGGGGGRRRDPNAPRQGADLQYTMTLKFEEAVFGKETDIEIPREEECDTCDGTGAKPGTKVDTCKHCHGSGQISVEQNTPFGRIVNRRVCHHCNGSGKEIKERCKTCSGTGKVTRRNKIHVKIPAGVDDGQQLRVAGKGEAGINGGPAGDLYIVFHIRSHEFFERDGDDIYCEMPITFVQAALGDEVEVPTLHGKVKLKVPAGTQTGTKFRLKGKGVPNVRGYGTGDQHVLVRIVTPTKLSEKQKQLLREFAEVSGQSPLGEQEEGFFSKVKRAFKGD, from the coding sequence ATGAGTAAACGGGATTACTATGAAGTCCTCGGAGTCAGTAAATCGGCTACGAAGGATGAATTAAAGAAAGCCTATCGCAAGCTTTCTAAACAATTCCATCCGGACATCAATAAAGAGCCGGGAGCAGACGAAAAATTCAAAGAAGTTAAAGAGGCATACGAGGTATTAAGTGACGACCAAAAGCGCGCTCACTATGACCAGTTTGGCCATGTCGACCCTAACCAGGGATTTGGCGGCGGCGGTGACTTCGGCGGCGGTTTTGGCGGTTTCGAAGACATTTTCAATTCCTTCTTTGGCGGCGGAGGCGGCAGACGCCGTGATCCTAACGCACCAAGGCAGGGTGCTGATCTTCAGTACACGATGACCTTGAAGTTCGAGGAAGCTGTATTCGGCAAGGAAACGGATATCGAAATCCCTCGTGAAGAAGAATGTGATACATGTGACGGAACTGGTGCAAAACCAGGTACTAAAGTGGATACATGTAAACACTGTCATGGCAGCGGCCAGATCAGCGTGGAACAAAACACGCCATTTGGACGTATTGTTAACCGCAGGGTGTGTCATCACTGTAATGGGTCAGGTAAGGAAATCAAAGAAAGATGTAAGACATGTTCCGGAACAGGGAAGGTTACGAGAAGGAACAAAATTCATGTTAAGATCCCAGCTGGTGTCGATGATGGCCAGCAGCTGAGAGTGGCAGGAAAAGGAGAAGCCGGTATCAATGGCGGACCTGCAGGCGATCTTTATATTGTCTTCCACATCAGGTCGCATGAATTCTTTGAGCGTGACGGTGATGATATTTACTGTGAAATGCCGATTACCTTTGTCCAGGCAGCGCTTGGTGATGAAGTTGAAGTCCCTACACTGCATGGTAAAGTGAAATTGAAAGTTCCTGCTGGAACACAGACAGGTACAAAGTTCCGCCTGAAAGGAAAAGGGGTACCGAATGTCCGCGGGTATGGTACAGGAGACCAACATGTCCTTGTCCGTATCGTGACTCCAACCAAACTGTCTGAAAAGCAAAAGCAGCTTCTCCGTGAGTTTGCCGAAGTGAGCGGTCAGTCTCCTCTTGGAGAGCAGGAAGAAGGCTTTTTTTCCAAAGTAAAACGTGCCTTTAAAGGTGATTAA